A genomic window from Lycium barbarum isolate Lr01 chromosome 4, ASM1917538v2, whole genome shotgun sequence includes:
- the LOC132635641 gene encoding uncharacterized protein LOC132635641: protein MENSATSVRTEAISIGLNLPMPVKEKGDCQHFSMRQYVADQMRKKDMQICSPFGSSSIVRAFVNPATKECSAREIELTDPVANLLNSSTKIAVTEPIPSNDGNDKVVPHDGIDSEIDPEKEKSSQNGQRTASNTSDQIEVLSGSKEKVLNMRSVMLRGSPSFGSRKGTDKSKGNDANLAENRLCDLHEDIASDLPPKKTKKTRLLTDLLRGNVNLEMSHANAERFLANTMPMLHSETDTVATPTDKVSILENVGKGIKISRKKRNMSQEDGSKSGMNLDGKMAKRLKALNQNQIAKRSPMEIKVTDSRRGENGSDRERLQSGSKSVKNKHISDKDSGVSRKKHKQAQVVGGYSLQMPLEKKNSTGIGTSGYGANILFHSSHASPSTGKVELRLRNNNESLRGKERDFGLSLNSNKLLEVRHASSRMNVVPDKNLRRDSVSKGEDVVQMPIGMGMVTPQPEKELSIKEKLDWSLSSFKGAQKHVGIGTVTPQPAKELSIKEKLDRSLSSIRGAQKHVENYPTQSKTTINWPLVLQKGNKSCDLLRSNMSESGQSSGKEVNSLVPNVFEPGHSLRKSLFRRPHVSETGGSLRKGVNPLVTQTNVPEARQTLRKGMIFDLNQGIAQTPPNCSSDLLQRGNFQIQNPMEMQFKLFGASTQIQQRLSNGLQVSALVPTRWGLQHGEGPKPVWFPAGQNISFGQPSGSVQKGRTISDIKTLESKSSNKTGNPGVGASNFKQRPFSPYINHPPIPYFNDQVSLQTQLQEEKRKPHATARLGGTKLRQSSGLLRTTRVPESRGIFGASSSKFVPLQDDNTYKSLNADGCSTRVAVLPVRRIFEKDPSCLFNQNPADIAHADDDTYMRTVADQRVHGKSALKEKTSQRRKERPGRLPLGCCAS, encoded by the exons ATGGAGAATAGCGCCACATCGGTACGAACTGAAGCGATATCGATAGGTCTTAATCTTCCAATGCCGGTGAAAGAGAAAGGAGACTGTCAGCATTTTTCGATGCG TCAATATGTTGCTGATCAGATGAGAAAGAAGGACATGCAAATTTGTTCACCTTTTGGATCAAGCAGTATTGTTAGGGCATTTGTCAATCCAGCTACCAAGGAATGTTCAGCTCGAGAAATAGAACTAACGGACCCAG TTGCTAACCTGTTGAACAGCAGTACAAAGATTGCAGTTACCGAGCCAATTCCCTCAAATGATGGAAATGACAAAGTAGTTCCTCATGACGGTATAGATAGTGAAATTGATCCAGAGAAAGAAAAAAGCTCTCAAAATGGACAGAGAACTGCTTCAAACACTTCAGATCAAATAGAAGTTCTTAGTGGTAGCAAAGAAAAGGTTCTTAATATGAGAAGTGTGATGTTACGTGGATCACCTTCTTTTGGATCGAGAAAGGGAACTGACAAATCTAAGGGGAATGATGCAAATTTGGCTGAAAATAGACTGTGCGATTTGCATGAGGATATTGCAAGTGATCTACCGcccaaaaaaactaaaaaaacgCGGTTGCTAACTGACTTGTTGCGTGGAAATGTCAATTTGGAGATGAGTCATGCCAATGCAGAACGATTTTTAGCGAATACCATGCCTATGTTGCATTCTGAGACAGATACAGTTGCTACACCTACGGATAAGGTGTCTATTCTTGAAAATGTAGGCAAAGGTATAAAGATTTCTCGGAAGAAGAGGAATATGTCTCAAGAAGACGGCTCCAAGTCAGGGATGAACCTAGATGGTAAGATGGCTAAAAGATTGAAGGCGTTAAATCAAAATCAAATAGCTAAGAGGAGTCCTATGGAAATTAAAGTTACTGATTCACGTCGAGGAGAGAATGGATCTGATAGAGAACGTCTGCAGAGTGGTAGCAAAAGTGTGAAGAATAAGCATATAAGTGATAAGGACTCTGGAGTAAGTAGAAAGAAACATAAGCAAGCTCAAGTTGTCGGTGGATATTCTCTTCAAATGCCCTTGGAAAAGAAAAATAGTACTGGTATTGGAACTAGTGGATACGGTGCAAATATTCTTTTTCACTCATCACATGCTTCCCCAAGTACTGGGAAAGTTGAACTTCGTTTGAGGAATAACAACGAATCATTGCGGGGAAAAGAAAGGGATTTTGGTTTGAGCTTGAACAGTAACAAGTTGCTCGAAGTTAGACATGCCTCTTCTCGTATGAATGTGGTACCAGATAAGAATTTGAGAAGAGATAGTGTATCAAAAGGGGAAGATGTTGTACAAATGCCGATTGGTATGGGAATGGTGACTCCTCAGCCAGAAAAGGAGTTATCTATTAAAGAGAAGTTAGACTGGTCTTTAAGCAGCTTCAAGGGTGCTCAGAAACATGTTGGCATAGGAACGGTGACTCCTCAGCCAGCAAAGGAGTTATCTATTAAAGAAAAGTTAGACCGGTCTTTAAGCAGCATCAGGGGTGCTCAGAAACATGTTGAAAATTACCCAACCCAAAGCAAAACCACAATAAATTGGCCATTGGTTCTACAGAAGGGCAATAAGAGTTGTGATCTTCTCAGGTCAAATATGTCTGAATCGGGTCAGTCATCAGGGAAAGAAGTGAACTCTCTTGTACCAAATGTGTTTGAACCAGGTCATTCTTTGAGAAAATCTCTTTTCAGGCGGCCACATGTGTCCGAAACAGGTGGATCTTTGAGGAAAGGAGTGAACCCTCTTGTAACACAGACAAATGTGCCTGAAGCACGTCAAACTTTGAGGAAAGGAATGATTTTCGACCTCAACCAGGGAATTGCTCAAACACCACCGAATTGCTCTTCAGATCTGCTTCAACGAGGaaattttcaaattcaaaatCCAATG GAGATGCAGTTCAAACTATTCGGCGCTTCAACACAAATTCAGCAGAGACTATCAAACGGATTGCAAGTTTCTGCTCTTGTCCCCACCAGATGGGGGTTACAGCATGGCGAAGGACCAAAACCTGTATGGTTTCCTGCTGGACAGAACATATCCTTTGGACAACCTTCAGGCTCAGTTCAGAAGGGTCGGACAATTAGTGATATAAAGACTTTAGAATCAAAAAGTTCAAACAAGACAGGAAACCCAGGTGTGGGGGCTTCAAACTTCAAACAGAGACCTTTCTCTCCCTACATCAACCACCCACCTATTCCTTACTTCAATG ATCAAGTATCTCTTCAAACCCAACTACAAGAGGAAAAAAGGAAACCTCATGCAACTGCACGACTTGGCGGAACAAAATTGCGACAGTCAAGTGGCCTCCTGCGCACCACTAGAGTTCCTGAGTCAAGAGGAATTTTCGGTGCATCAAGTTCTAAATTTGTTCCGTTGCAGGATGATAATACTTACAAATCATTGAACGCAGATGGCTGTAGTACCCGTGTAGCTGTACTACCTGTTAGAAGAATTTTTGAAAAGGACCCTTCTTGCCTTTTCAATCAAAATCCTGCTGACATTGCCCATGCCGATGATGACACCTATATGAGAACTGTTGCGGATCAAAGAGTTCATGGCAAGAGTGCGTTGAAAGAGAAAACTAGtcaaaggagaaaagaaagaccAGGAAGACTGCCGCTAGGATGCTGTGCATCCTAA